The proteins below are encoded in one region of Triticum aestivum cultivar Chinese Spring chromosome 1B, IWGSC CS RefSeq v2.1, whole genome shotgun sequence:
- the LOC123113531 gene encoding GATA transcription factor 17 translates to MDSSHHKVIGVAPAAAEGGRMCCVECRTTTTPMWRSGPTGPRTLCNACGIRYRKKRRQELGLDNKPQNQQLNQQQQQQQQQQQQQQQQEDHGEATSAVKDSSSSTNNKSNSLQVVKKKRTVSMGVEEAAFLLMALSSSSTPPLLHG, encoded by the exons ATGGATTCGTCTCACCACAAG GTGATCGGGgtcgctccggcggcggcggagggagggaggATGTGCTGCGTCGAATGCCGCACCACCACCACTCCCATGTGGCGCAGCGGGCCAACGGGGCCGAGG ACGCTTTGCAACGCGTGCGGGATCCGATACAGGAAGAAGAGGAGGCAAGAGCTAGGTCTCGACAACAAGCCGCAGAACCAGCAGCTgaaccaacaacaacaacagcagcagcagcagcaacaacaacaacaacaacaagaagatcaCGGAGAGGCAACAAGTGCAGTAAAAGACAGCAGCAGCAGTACCAACAACAAAAGCAACAGTCTCCAAGTGGTGAAGAAGAAAAGGACGGTCTCAATGGGGGTGGAGGAGGCTGCATTCTTGCTCATGGCCTTGTCCTCCTCATCTACACCCCCACTACTACATGGCTGA
- the LOC123113549 gene encoding nifU-like protein 4, mitochondrial, translating into MAMARRRALALVSQILQRRVLPAPRFLSSAAGGALDRLNSPPFARQAAHRNPAPPSPWDRLGGQKRTMFIQTQSTPNPQSLMFHPGKPVMEVGSSDFPHARTAMTSPLAKALFAIEGVTRVFFGSDFVTVTKSDETSWDYLKPEVFAAIMDFYSSGQPLFLDSNTAAAMDTAIHEDDSEIVAMIKELLETRIRPAVQDDGGDIEYRGFEPETGIVKLKMQGACSGCPSSSVTLKSGIENMLMHYVPEVKGVEQEFDGDEEAELAGQME; encoded by the exons ATGGCGATGGCGAGGAGGAGGGCCCTCGCGCTCGTGTCCCAGATCCTACAGAGGCGGGTTCTCCCCGCGCCGCGCTTCCTCTCGTCGGCGGCCGGCGGCGCTCTAGACCGCCTCAATTCGCCGCCCTTCGCGCGCCAGGCCGCGCACAGGAACCCCGCTCCTCCTTCCCCATGGGATCGGCTCGGAG GGCAGAAGAGGACCATGTTCATCCAGACGCAGTCGACCCCCAACCCGCAGTCGCTCATGTTCCATCCTGGAAAGCCGGTTATGGAAGTTGGGAGCTCTGATTTCCCTCATGCTCGGACCGCCATGACATCTCCTTTGGCGAAGGCGCTGTTTGCGATAGAAG GCGTTACGAGAGTATTCTTTGGATCTGATTTTGTAACTGTGACAAAATCTGACGAGACTTCATGGGATTATCTTAAGCCTGAGGTATTTGCTGCGATAATGGATTTCTACTCATCTGGACAGCCACTTTTCCTGGACTCAAATACCGCAGCTGCTATGGACACAGCAATTCATGAG GATGATTCAGAAATAGTTGCTATGATAAAAGAACTATTGGAGACCCGCATTCGTCCGGCTGTTCAAGATGATGGTGGTGACATTGAATACCGAGGATTTGAGCC AGAAACAGGGATAGTGAAGCTAAAAATGCAAGGTGCCTGCAGTGGCTGCCCGAGTTCATCAGTCACGTTGAAATCTGGCATAGAGAACATGCTCATGCACTATGTGCCCGAG GTGAAAGGAGTGGAGCAAGAGTTTGATGGTGATGAGGAAGCTGAACTGGCTGGCCAGATGGAATGA